Proteins from a single region of Pseudomonas phenolilytica:
- the ruvA gene encoding Holliday junction branch migration protein RuvA, whose translation MIGRLRGTLAEKQPPHLLLDANGVGYEVEVPMTTLYRLPGVGESVTLHTHLVVREDAQLLYGFFEKRERELFRELIRLNGVGPKLALALMSGLEVDELVRCVQAQDTSTLVRIPGVGKKTAERLLVELKDRFKAWETMPSIATLVVEPRGAGAVTSAENDAVSALISLGFKPQEASRAVGAIQEDGLSSEELIRRALKGMV comes from the coding sequence GTGATCGGACGTTTGCGTGGCACCCTGGCGGAAAAGCAGCCGCCTCATCTGCTTCTCGATGCGAACGGCGTCGGCTATGAGGTCGAGGTGCCGATGACCACGCTCTATCGCCTGCCCGGCGTTGGCGAAAGCGTCACGCTGCACACCCATTTGGTGGTGCGCGAAGACGCCCAGCTGCTCTACGGTTTCTTCGAGAAACGTGAGCGCGAGCTGTTCCGCGAACTGATTCGTCTCAATGGCGTAGGGCCGAAGCTGGCGCTGGCGCTAATGTCCGGGCTGGAGGTGGACGAGCTGGTGCGTTGCGTGCAGGCGCAGGACACGTCGACCCTGGTGAGAATCCCCGGAGTCGGCAAGAAGACTGCCGAGCGCCTGCTGGTTGAACTCAAGGATCGCTTCAAGGCTTGGGAAACCATGCCCTCGATCGCCACGCTGGTGGTTGAACCTCGCGGCGCCGGGGCAGTCACAAGCGCCGAGAACGATGCGGTCAGCGCCCTCATTTCGTTGGGGTTCAAGCCGCAGGAAGCCAGTCGGGCAGTCGGCGCCATACAGGAAGACGGTTTGAGCAGTGAAGAATTGATTCGCCGTGCCCTCAAGGGCATGGTGTAG
- the ruvC gene encoding crossover junction endodeoxyribonuclease RuvC yields the protein MTLILGIDPGSRITGYGVVRDTGRGCEYVASGCIRTGSGELAERLRAVFSGVSEVIRTYGPVTMGIEQVFMARNADSALKLGQARGAAIVAGAEAGLQIAEYTATQVKQAIAGTGGADKQQVQMMVMHLLKLLEKPQIDASDALAIALCHAHHRQSLIPHGLSGAKRRGGRLRL from the coding sequence ATGACGCTGATTTTGGGAATCGACCCCGGCTCGCGAATTACCGGCTATGGGGTGGTGCGTGACACCGGGCGCGGCTGCGAGTACGTCGCTTCAGGCTGCATTCGCACCGGCAGCGGCGAGCTGGCCGAGCGGCTGCGGGCTGTATTCAGCGGCGTCAGCGAGGTGATCCGAACCTACGGGCCGGTGACGATGGGCATCGAGCAGGTGTTCATGGCGCGCAACGCCGATTCGGCGCTCAAGCTCGGCCAGGCTCGCGGCGCGGCCATCGTCGCCGGCGCCGAGGCCGGCCTGCAAATCGCCGAGTACACGGCGACCCAGGTCAAGCAGGCAATCGCCGGAACCGGTGGGGCGGACAAGCAGCAGGTCCAGATGATGGTCATGCACCTGCTCAAGCTGCTGGAAAAGCCGCAGATCGATGCGTCCGATGCGTTGGCCATCGCGCTGTGCCATGCGCATCATCGGCAGAGCCTGATTCCGCACGGTTTGAGTGGCGCCAAGCGCCGGGGCGGACGTCTGCGCTTGTAG
- a CDS encoding YebC/PmpR family DNA-binding transcriptional regulator, with translation MAGHSKWANIKHRKERQDAKRGKIFTKLIRELTVAAKHGGGVPADNPRLRLAVDKALTANMSRDVIDRAIARGAGSNEADNMTELTYEGYAPSGVAIIIEAMTDNRNRTAAEVRHAFSKNGGNLGTDGSVAYMFDRKGQISYAPGVDEDALMEAALEAGADDVVSQEDGSVEIYTSFADFLSVNEALTQAGFKGDEAEVAMIPSITAPITDVETAQKVLRLIDALEDLDDVQNVYHNAEIADEIMEQLG, from the coding sequence ATGGCTGGTCATTCCAAATGGGCCAACATCAAGCACCGCAAGGAGCGTCAGGACGCCAAGCGGGGCAAGATCTTCACCAAGCTGATCCGCGAACTGACCGTGGCGGCCAAGCACGGCGGTGGCGTACCCGCGGACAATCCGCGCCTGCGCCTGGCGGTGGACAAGGCGCTGACCGCCAACATGTCGCGCGACGTCATCGATCGCGCCATCGCCCGTGGTGCTGGTTCCAACGAAGCCGACAACATGACCGAGCTGACCTATGAGGGCTACGCACCGAGCGGCGTGGCTATCATCATCGAGGCCATGACCGATAACCGGAACCGTACTGCGGCCGAGGTGCGTCACGCTTTCAGCAAGAATGGCGGCAACCTCGGCACCGATGGTTCCGTGGCCTACATGTTCGATCGCAAAGGGCAGATCAGCTACGCGCCGGGTGTCGACGAGGACGCGCTGATGGAGGCAGCGCTGGAGGCGGGCGCCGATGACGTGGTCAGCCAGGAGGACGGCTCGGTAGAGATCTACACCAGCTTCGCCGACTTCCTCTCGGTCAACGAGGCGCTAACCCAAGCCGGCTTCAAGGGCGATGAGGCTGAAGTCGCGATGATCCCCTCGATCACCGCTCCGATCACCGATGTCGAGACTGCGCAGAAGGTGCTGCGCCTGATCGATGCGCTGGAGGATCTGGACGACGTACAGAACGTCTACCACAACGCCGAGATCGCCGACGAGATCATGGAGCAGCTCGGCTGA
- the aspS gene encoding aspartate--tRNA ligase: MMRSHYCGQLNESLDGQEITLCGWVHRRRDHGGVIFLDIRDREGLAQVVFDPDRAETFAVADRVRSEFVVCIRGKVRLRPAGAVNPNIASGAIEVLGYELDVLNEAETPPFPLNEYSDVGEETRLRYRFIDLRRPEMAEKLKLRSRITASIRRYLDENGFLDVETPILGRPTPEGARDYLVPSRTHAGNFFALPQSPQLFKQLLMVAGFDRYYQIAKCFRDEDLRADRQPEFTQIDIETSFLEEADIIAITEGMIRKLFKEVLGLEFGEFPHMPFEEAMRRYGSDKPDLRIPLELVDVADQLNAVEFKVFSGPANDPKGRVAALRVPGAASMPRSQIDDYTKFVGIYGAKGLAYIKVNERAKGVEGLQSPIVKFIPEDNLNVILDRVGAQDGDIVFFGADKAKIVSEALGALRIKLGHDLKLLTCEWAPLWVVDFPMFEENDDGSLSALHHPFTAPKCTPQELEANPSAALSRAYDMVLNGTELGGGSIRIHRKEMQQAVFRILGIDEAEQEEKFGFLLDALKFGAPPHGGLAFGLDRLVMLMTGAQSIREVIAFPKTQSAADVMTQAPGAVDNKALRDLHIRLREQPKAE; this comes from the coding sequence ATGATGCGCAGCCACTATTGCGGCCAACTCAATGAAAGCCTGGATGGCCAGGAAATCACTCTCTGCGGCTGGGTACATCGCCGTCGCGACCATGGCGGGGTGATTTTCCTCGACATTCGTGATCGTGAAGGTCTGGCCCAGGTGGTATTCGATCCGGATCGCGCGGAAACCTTCGCCGTCGCCGACCGCGTGCGCAGCGAGTTCGTCGTATGCATTCGCGGCAAGGTGCGTCTGCGTCCGGCCGGTGCGGTTAACCCGAACATCGCCTCCGGCGCCATCGAGGTGCTGGGCTACGAGCTGGACGTGCTGAACGAGGCGGAAACCCCGCCGTTCCCGCTCAACGAATATAGCGACGTGGGTGAGGAAACTCGTCTGCGCTACCGTTTCATCGATCTGCGTCGCCCGGAGATGGCCGAGAAGCTCAAGCTGCGCTCTCGCATCACCGCCAGCATCCGTCGCTATCTCGATGAGAACGGCTTCCTCGACGTCGAGACGCCGATCCTCGGCCGCCCGACCCCCGAGGGCGCGCGCGACTACCTCGTGCCGAGCCGCACCCATGCGGGCAACTTCTTCGCTCTGCCGCAATCGCCGCAGCTGTTCAAGCAGCTGCTGATGGTGGCGGGATTCGATCGCTACTACCAGATCGCCAAGTGCTTCCGCGACGAAGACCTGCGCGCCGACCGCCAGCCGGAATTCACCCAGATCGACATCGAGACCAGCTTCCTCGAGGAGGCGGACATCATCGCCATCACCGAGGGCATGATCCGCAAGCTGTTCAAGGAAGTGCTGGGCCTGGAATTTGGCGAGTTCCCGCACATGCCGTTCGAGGAGGCCATGCGCCGCTATGGCTCGGACAAGCCCGACCTGCGCATCCCGCTGGAACTGGTGGACGTCGCCGATCAGCTCAACGCGGTCGAGTTCAAGGTCTTCTCCGGCCCGGCCAACGATCCGAAGGGCCGCGTCGCCGCGCTGCGCGTGCCGGGTGCGGCGAGCATGCCGCGCAGCCAGATCGACGACTACACCAAGTTCGTCGGCATCTATGGCGCCAAGGGCCTGGCCTACATCAAGGTCAACGAGCGTGCCAAGGGTGTCGAAGGTCTGCAGTCGCCGATCGTCAAGTTCATCCCGGAAGACAACCTCAACGTCATCCTCGATCGCGTCGGTGCGCAGGATGGCGACATTGTCTTCTTCGGCGCCGATAAGGCGAAAATCGTCTCCGAAGCGCTGGGCGCACTGCGCATCAAGCTCGGCCATGATCTCAAGCTGCTGACCTGCGAATGGGCGCCGCTGTGGGTGGTGGATTTCCCGATGTTCGAGGAGAACGACGACGGCTCGCTGAGCGCGCTGCACCACCCGTTCACTGCGCCGAAGTGCACGCCGCAGGAACTCGAGGCGAACCCCAGCGCTGCGCTGTCGCGCGCCTACGACATGGTGCTCAACGGTACCGAACTGGGCGGCGGTTCCATCCGTATCCATCGCAAGGAAATGCAGCAGGCGGTGTTCCGCATTCTCGGTATCGACGAGGCCGAGCAGGAAGAGAAGTTCGGCTTCCTGCTCGATGCACTGAAGTTCGGTGCACCGCCGCACGGCGGTCTGGCCTTCGGCCTGGACCGGCTGGTCATGCTGATGACCGGCGCGCAGTCGATCCGCGAAGTGATCGCCTTCCCGAAAACCCAGAGCGCTGCGGACGTGATGACCCAGGCGCCGGGTGCGGTGGACAACAAGGCGCTGCGCGACCTGCATATTCGCCTGCGCGAGCAGCCCAAGGCGGAATAA
- a CDS encoding Dps family protein, whose protein sequence is MEIDIGIAEQDRAAIAEGLSRLLADTYTLYLKTHNFHWNVTGPMFNTLHTMFETQYTELALAVDEIAERIRALGFPAPGTYAAYARLSSIKEDEGVPSAEQMIKLLVEGQEAVVRTARGIFPLLDKVSDEPTADLLTQRMQIHEKTAWMLRSLLAA, encoded by the coding sequence ATGGAAATCGATATCGGCATCGCCGAACAGGACCGTGCCGCCATCGCAGAAGGGCTGTCTCGTCTGCTCGCCGACACCTATACGCTGTACTTGAAGACCCACAACTTCCACTGGAACGTCACCGGGCCGATGTTCAACACGCTGCATACCATGTTCGAGACTCAGTACACCGAACTGGCGCTCGCCGTGGATGAGATCGCCGAGCGTATCCGCGCTCTCGGCTTCCCGGCGCCGGGAACCTACGCTGCCTATGCGCGCCTGTCGTCGATCAAGGAAGACGAAGGCGTGCCGTCTGCCGAGCAGATGATCAAGCTGCTGGTCGAAGGCCAGGAAGCGGTCGTGCGCACCGCACGTGGCATCTTCCCGCTGCTGGATAAGGTCAGCGACGAGCCGACTGCCGACCTGTTGACCCAGCGCATGCAGATCCACGAAAAGACCGCCTGGATGCTGCGCAGCCTGCTGGCAGCTTGA
- a CDS encoding cold-shock protein, whose translation MLKIVHVLTGVLALLLSFVPSLRGDLPLLLQPAALCLLMIGLLNIQFIPSITANTDPRTRPVLLGVSVLLVLAAAAQALILLLPLEQIAGQPATLASLLLVFVAVLLHLATTRTQRQPQRERPRQQRAPAASVSGAGRETGTVKWFNTSKGFGFISRDSGDDVFVHFRAIRGEGHRVLTEGQRVEFTIMMRDKGLQAEDVVTL comes from the coding sequence ATGCTCAAGATCGTCCATGTATTAACCGGCGTCCTCGCCTTACTGCTGTCATTCGTCCCTAGCCTGCGCGGCGATCTGCCGCTTCTCCTGCAACCAGCCGCACTCTGCCTGCTGATGATCGGCCTGCTGAATATCCAGTTCATTCCGTCGATTACCGCGAACACCGATCCGCGCACCCGTCCCGTTCTGCTCGGCGTATCAGTGCTGCTGGTGCTGGCCGCCGCAGCCCAGGCTCTCATCCTGCTGCTGCCGCTGGAGCAGATCGCCGGCCAACCGGCCACGCTCGCCAGCCTGCTGCTGGTATTCGTCGCCGTACTCCTGCACCTGGCGACCACTCGCACCCAGCGCCAGCCGCAGCGCGAACGCCCGCGGCAGCAGCGCGCACCCGCCGCCAGCGTCAGCGGCGCCGGCCGGGAAACCGGTACGGTGAAGTGGTTCAACACGTCCAAAGGTTTCGGCTTCATTTCCCGCGATAGCGGCGACGACGTGTTCGTGCATTTCCGCGCGATTCGCGGCGAAGGCCATCGCGTGCTGACTGAAGGCCAGCGCGTCGAATTCACCATCATGATGCGTGACAAGGGCCTGCAGGCCGAGGACGTGGTCACGCTGTAA
- a CDS encoding SlyX family protein: MNVESRIADLEARLAFQDDTIQTLNDVLVEQRRLVDRMQLQLQALARRLEEMQSSIGGEEDEAPPPHY, from the coding sequence ATGAACGTGGAATCGCGAATCGCCGATCTGGAGGCGCGACTGGCATTTCAGGACGATACGATCCAGACGCTGAACGATGTGCTGGTCGAGCAGCGGCGTCTGGTTGATCGAATGCAGCTGCAGTTGCAGGCATTGGCCAGGCGGCTGGAAGAAATGCAGAGCAGCATCGGGGGCGAGGAAGACGAGGCGCCGCCACCGCATTACTGA
- a CDS encoding HIT family protein, with the protein MFILDSRLEQDTLPIGDFPLCRLLLMNDAQYPWFILVPRREAVSELFQLDAADQQKLWHETTALAEIVKDSFGADKMNVATLGNVVSQLHMHVIARSRDDAAWPAPVWGRHQPKPYTQDQAAAIRARLKTVLTDQFRFGE; encoded by the coding sequence ATGTTCATTCTCGATTCGCGTCTGGAGCAGGACACATTGCCGATTGGCGACTTTCCGTTGTGTCGGCTACTGCTGATGAATGATGCACAGTACCCGTGGTTCATACTGGTGCCGCGGCGTGAGGCGGTCAGCGAGCTGTTTCAGCTGGACGCGGCGGACCAGCAGAAGTTGTGGCATGAAACCACCGCGCTTGCAGAAATCGTCAAGGACAGTTTCGGCGCGGACAAGATGAATGTCGCGACGTTGGGCAACGTCGTAAGCCAGCTGCATATGCACGTCATTGCCCGCTCCCGCGATGATGCGGCGTGGCCGGCGCCGGTGTGGGGGCGGCATCAGCCCAAGCCCTATACGCAGGATCAGGCGGCGGCGATCAGGGCCCGCCTCAAGACTGTGTTGACCGATCAGTTTCGCTTCGGAGAGTGA
- a CDS encoding OprD family porin yields the protein MKVMKWSVIALAVAAGTSQMALASQQSEAKGFVEDAKLDLLLRNTYWNRDHKDGADDRNTWAQGFITTFESGFTQGTIGVGIDAYGLLGVKLDGGQGDMFPGEPKNWEDDLSEAGAAVKFRLSNTTLKYGNQFVNLPVIASDDSRLLPEAFTGTMITSSEIEGLELNAGHFTADSPMGSPARDDFGLKRLDVFGGTYAFTDNLSASLYFSDVEDTYDKKYANVNYVMPLADDQSLTFDFNYYRTDDIDQSFVGKDGAAVDDNTIWSLSAKYAVGAHAFIVAHQRVSGDTGYLYDNGDGGGSIWVANSYLSDFNFKDERSWQASYELDFSGYGVPGLQWKTAYLRGDNIDSGFYEAGNDGEATEREIFNQVSYTFQDGAAKDLTLRARNSILRTNNPAWNDVNEWRLYAIYPISIL from the coding sequence ATGAAAGTGATGAAGTGGAGCGTAATTGCCCTTGCCGTTGCGGCGGGCACATCCCAGATGGCGCTGGCCAGCCAGCAGTCGGAAGCCAAAGGCTTCGTCGAGGATGCCAAGCTGGATCTGTTGCTGCGCAACACGTATTGGAACCGTGACCACAAAGATGGGGCAGACGACCGCAACACCTGGGCGCAGGGCTTCATCACCACGTTCGAGTCCGGCTTTACCCAAGGCACTATCGGCGTAGGCATCGATGCCTACGGGCTGCTGGGTGTCAAGCTCGACGGCGGCCAGGGCGACATGTTCCCCGGAGAGCCTAAGAATTGGGAAGACGATCTCTCCGAAGCGGGCGCCGCGGTGAAATTCCGCCTTTCCAATACCACGCTCAAGTACGGTAATCAGTTCGTCAATCTTCCGGTCATCGCCTCCGATGACTCCCGTCTGCTGCCTGAAGCCTTCACCGGCACCATGATTACCAGCAGCGAAATCGAAGGGCTTGAACTGAACGCCGGTCACTTCACCGCTGACAGCCCGATGGGCTCCCCCGCACGTGACGACTTCGGCCTGAAGAGGCTCGACGTCTTCGGCGGTACTTATGCCTTCACCGATAATCTCAGCGCCTCGCTGTACTTCTCCGATGTCGAAGACACTTACGACAAGAAGTACGCCAACGTTAATTACGTGATGCCGCTGGCAGACGACCAATCGCTGACCTTCGACTTCAACTACTACAGAACTGACGATATCGACCAGAGCTTCGTAGGTAAGGACGGAGCGGCGGTTGACGACAACACCATCTGGAGTTTGTCAGCCAAGTATGCAGTCGGGGCCCATGCGTTCATCGTTGCGCACCAGCGTGTCTCCGGCGATACCGGCTATCTGTACGATAACGGCGACGGTGGCGGCTCCATTTGGGTAGCCAACTCCTACCTCTCCGACTTCAACTTCAAGGACGAGCGCTCCTGGCAAGCCAGCTACGAGCTGGATTTCAGCGGCTACGGTGTGCCTGGCCTGCAATGGAAGACTGCCTACCTGCGAGGCGACAACATCGATTCAGGTTTCTACGAAGCTGGCAACGATGGCGAGGCGACCGAGCGTGAAATCTTCAACCAGGTTTCCTACACCTTCCAGGATGGCGCGGCCAAGGACCTGACCCTGCGCGCACGCAACTCCATCCTGCGCACCAACAACCCGGCCTGGAACGACGTGAACGAATGGCGCCTGTACGCCATCTATCCGATCAGCATCCTGTAA
- a CDS encoding proline--tRNA ligase has translation MRTSQFLLSTLKETPSDAVVISHQLMLRAGMIRKLASGLYTWMPMGLRALRKAEAIVRDEMNKAGALEVLMPAIQPAELWQESGRWEQYGPELLRLKDRHGREFCVGPTHEEVITDLARNELNSYKQLPINFFQIQTKFRDEIRPRFGLMRGREFLMKDAYSFHLSQESLQETYDRMHQAYCNIFTRLGLNFRPVQADTGSIGGTGSHEFHVLAESGEDDIAFSDTSDYAANIEKAEAIPRESERAAPTEELRLVDTPNAKTIAELVERFGLAIEKTVKTLVVHGLEKGQLIALIVRGDHELNEIKAANLAQVASPLVFASEAEIRAAIGAGPGSLGPLNLPIPCVIDRSVALMSDFGAGANVDDKHYFGLNWERDLPLPEVADLRNVVAGDPSPDGQGSLVIKRGIEVGHIFQLGTKYSEAMNCQVMGENGKPATLIMGCYGIGVSRVVAAAIEQNYDERGILWPDALAPFQIALVPMKYENEAVREATDKLYADLTAAGYEVLLDDRDKKTSPGVKFADMELIGIPHRIVIGDRGLADGTLEYKHRRDAEPQAVAAADILSFINSRVAR, from the coding sequence ATGCGCACCAGTCAGTTCCTGCTCTCGACCCTCAAAGAAACCCCGTCCGATGCCGTGGTGATCAGTCACCAGCTGATGCTGCGCGCCGGGATGATCCGCAAGCTGGCTTCGGGGCTCTACACCTGGATGCCGATGGGGCTGCGCGCGCTGCGCAAGGCCGAGGCCATCGTGCGTGACGAGATGAACAAGGCCGGGGCGCTGGAAGTGCTGATGCCGGCGATCCAGCCAGCCGAGCTGTGGCAGGAATCCGGGCGCTGGGAGCAGTACGGCCCCGAGCTGCTGCGCCTGAAGGACCGTCATGGGCGCGAGTTCTGCGTCGGCCCGACCCACGAAGAAGTCATCACCGACCTGGCGCGCAACGAGCTGAACAGCTACAAGCAGCTGCCGATCAACTTCTTCCAGATCCAGACCAAGTTCCGCGACGAGATCCGCCCACGCTTCGGCCTGATGCGTGGCCGCGAATTCCTGATGAAGGACGCCTACTCCTTCCACCTGAGCCAGGAATCGCTGCAGGAAACGTACGACCGTATGCACCAGGCATACTGCAACATCTTCACCCGTCTGGGCCTGAACTTCCGCCCGGTGCAGGCCGATACCGGCTCCATCGGCGGCACGGGCTCGCACGAGTTCCACGTGCTGGCCGAATCCGGCGAAGACGATATCGCCTTCAGCGACACCTCCGACTACGCCGCTAACATCGAGAAGGCCGAGGCCATCCCGCGCGAGAGCGAGCGCGCCGCACCTACCGAGGAGCTGCGGCTGGTCGACACGCCGAATGCCAAGACCATCGCCGAGCTGGTCGAGCGGTTCGGTCTGGCCATCGAGAAGACCGTCAAGACGCTGGTCGTACATGGTCTCGAGAAAGGCCAGCTGATCGCCCTGATCGTGCGTGGCGATCACGAACTCAACGAGATCAAGGCCGCGAATCTGGCGCAGGTCGCGAGCCCGCTGGTGTTCGCCTCGGAAGCCGAGATCCGCGCAGCCATTGGTGCAGGCCCCGGCTCGCTGGGCCCGCTGAACCTGCCGATTCCATGCGTCATCGACCGATCGGTCGCGCTGATGAGCGACTTCGGCGCCGGCGCTAACGTCGACGACAAGCACTACTTCGGTCTGAACTGGGAGCGCGATCTGCCGCTGCCTGAGGTCGCTGATCTGCGCAATGTGGTTGCCGGCGACCCGAGCCCGGACGGCCAGGGCAGCCTGGTGATCAAGCGCGGCATCGAGGTCGGTCACATCTTCCAGCTGGGCACCAAGTACAGCGAGGCCATGAACTGCCAGGTCATGGGCGAGAACGGCAAGCCGGCCACGCTGATCATGGGCTGCTACGGCATCGGCGTGTCCCGCGTCGTCGCCGCGGCCATCGAGCAGAACTACGACGAGCGCGGCATTCTCTGGCCGGACGCCCTGGCGCCGTTCCAGATCGCTCTCGTGCCGATGAAGTATGAGAACGAGGCCGTGCGCGAGGCGACCGACAAGCTCTACGCCGACCTGACTGCCGCCGGTTACGAAGTGCTGCTTGACGACCGTGACAAGAAGACCAGTCCGGGCGTCAAATTCGCCGACATGGAGCTGATCGGCATTCCGCATCGCATCGTCATCGGCGATCGCGGCCTGGCCGACGGCACCCTGGAGTACAAGCACCGTCGCGATGCCGAACCGCAGGCGGTCGCTGCCGCTGACATCCTGTCTTTCATCAATTCGCGTGTCGCACGCTGA
- a CDS encoding lytic transglycosylase domain-containing protein, giving the protein MPWRCWLLSALLLLACPLQASIRQAPEPELRELMQRTVAEADSFQDRFEAEVWLLDMSTRLKRYIADTEERLTLLRLVHREATKAGLRPDLVMALIHAESRFDRFAISSVGAQGMMQVMPFWKAELGRPQDNLTDNATNLRYGCTILSYYLRKEKGDISRALARYNGSLGQQRYPAKVIGFWQDFWYVRP; this is encoded by the coding sequence ATGCCATGGCGCTGCTGGCTGCTGTCGGCGCTGCTGCTCCTGGCATGCCCGCTCCAGGCCAGCATCCGCCAGGCTCCGGAGCCCGAACTGCGCGAGCTGATGCAGCGCACGGTCGCCGAGGCGGACAGCTTTCAGGACCGTTTCGAGGCCGAGGTCTGGCTGCTCGACATGTCCACCCGCCTCAAGCGCTACATCGCCGACACCGAGGAACGCCTTACCCTGCTGCGCCTGGTACACCGCGAGGCGACCAAGGCCGGGCTGCGTCCCGATCTGGTCATGGCGCTGATCCACGCCGAGAGCCGCTTCGACCGCTTCGCGATTTCCAGCGTCGGCGCTCAGGGCATGATGCAGGTGATGCCGTTCTGGAAAGCCGAACTCGGGCGCCCGCAGGACAACCTCACCGACAACGCCACCAACCTGCGCTACGGCTGCACGATCCTTAGCTACTACCTGCGCAAGGAGAAGGGCGACATCAGCCGTGCGCTCGCCCGCTACAACGGCAGCCTCGGCCAGCAGCGCTACCCGGCGAAAGTGATCGGTTTCTGGCAGGACTTCTGGTACGTGCGCCCCTGA
- a CDS encoding TlpA family protein disulfide reductase gives MLLGGLLVSGCEQDWGVDQHGQLVAAEQLQGRWLLINYWAEWCGPCRTEIPELNRLAESRTDLHVLGVNFDELRGEELAQAAEALGIRFRVLSEDPAERLRLSRSAVLPVTYLVDDTGKVREQLVGEQTADKLLARLEQLRDE, from the coding sequence ATGCTGCTGGGCGGCCTGCTGGTCAGCGGCTGCGAGCAGGACTGGGGTGTGGATCAGCACGGGCAACTGGTGGCCGCCGAGCAATTGCAGGGGCGCTGGCTGCTGATCAATTACTGGGCGGAGTGGTGCGGCCCGTGTCGTACCGAAATTCCCGAGCTGAATCGTCTGGCCGAATCCCGCACGGACCTGCATGTGCTTGGCGTCAACTTCGACGAGCTGCGGGGAGAGGAGCTGGCGCAGGCGGCCGAGGCGCTGGGAATCCGTTTTCGCGTGCTCAGCGAGGATCCAGCCGAGCGGCTGCGACTGTCGCGCAGCGCGGTACTGCCGGTGACCTATCTGGTCGACGACACGGGCAAGGTGCGCGAGCAACTGGTTGGCGAGCAGACTGCTGACAAGCTGTTGGCCCGGCTCGAGCAACTGCGTGACGAGTAG